A window of Rhododendron vialii isolate Sample 1 chromosome 11a, ASM3025357v1 genomic DNA:
ATGGAACACAGATACCACCGACCTGGCCACGCAAATAcattattttctaaaatgtaGACACGGACACGTTGGAAATACAACCATGAAacatattcaaatatatgttatGTATACATATCACCATAATAATATGTCCCGAATTTTATACTAGATAACATACtacaaagttatgaaaaatCTAGATGGACACAAGACTCAAAAATTCCTTAAAAAAGAAGTGCACGGTTAGGAATCCTCAAGAAATTCTTTAAAAAAGTTCAATTGAATTTATATACAATTAGTTGTTAAGAATTACTATCTTTCCAACTTTTTACACCATAGTGATAAGTGAAATTACGAGATATTGATAATCACATGTTAGCAAGTTCAATCACATATTTATTCTTAATCATAAACGTAAAGAAGTGTCGAGCACATGGAAGAAAAAGTGTCAGTCCGAATTAGGAATTTGGTTGTCTAACAATGAACCCTACAAAGGAGCATCGGACACCTATCTAAGAGGGTCTGAGTAACACGGGACACGCCACCTCCTTTTTGAGTGTCCCTGCTTCTTAGGAAGCTAGTTGCACtccttcgtttttttttaataggaaaAGGTAAGAGAGTAATTTCACTTACAAACTCcactaggcaattgctgactagagAAGGGTATCAAGACCCTCTTAAACACACTCTTAGTCACACACTCTTAATTTGTTCAAGTGATGACTTTCCAACTCAATTTTCCATTCACCCGTAACCGGTTTTGagcaacagaaaacaaaaaaagttccGACCTCAAATGGCGTGTGGTTCCCTCTTTGATCCACAACTCACTTGTGGAAACCCGAATTTTCCGACATCTTTTACcccaaaatcatccaaacacggCCTAACTATTAGTCCACTGTTCAAACCCATCAAACGTGCAAAGTCTCATAATCCGTCAATAAACCATCAATTTGACACACAGTTAACAAGTAGATATATTTATCACAAAAAACAAGTAGGTAAACAAgcaaattttgaagaaactgGAAACTATCAGAGAATACAGTAAGGAGTAAGGGGCTCATACCTTGTTGAAAGCATACAGAACACAGGTAGTTACGAAGAAGAGAATCAACCCTATTCAAAAACACCAGACCCAGTTGATCTTCTCATCCTCATTTGGACAATTGGATCTTGGCAGAGTTAGGGGTGCAATCCATCTGCCAATAAGAGTCTtcctttttgttcctttttttttggccttcAATGGGAtactattctttttcttttcttttttatcaacttGATTGATGATACTATTCTCCATTCCACAAAAGTCTTGACTTAGTCCTCTCAGTCCACTGCTTGACTACGGTTCCTGGAAATTGCGTGACAGTTGCAGTAGCAAGTAGTATCATGCCCATAAAAGAAGACCAGGAATGGGTCTTAAACTCAGACATCTTCGAAATTTGGCAACTTCTCGGACAGATCgcaagagagaaattttttgtgaatgTCTGGTTCTAGCATAGATGACTTACCTTTAATCGGACCGGACTTGGCAGCTTTAGCATAGATGACTTACCTTTAATCGGACCGGACTTGACAGCTTTTTGAGGCTAGGTTGCAAAAGAGAAATCTATTATGAATCTCTTAATTCTAGCATAAATCTCCTAATTCTAGCATAAATAACCTACTTTTAACCGGACCGGAAAGATTAATAGTCGAAGTGCGCGTAAACTGAACCGGACATTCCTAACCATTGAACCAAGAAAAAACAAGATATACAAGAAAACTTATAGGTGTTTGGAAGCCCCATTGAGCTGATCCCACCACTGCGAGATCGAAGGAGTTGTTTTCAGCATTTGCGGTCAAGCACATGGGATGATTTTTCCCCAAAGTTTCCACGTCAATTCTTGCTTTTCCTTTCTTCCTAGAAAAGACTAaggcccgttccagaaccgctcttaaaaaataaaaaataagtaattattttatatttttaaatttaaaaataatataaataaaaaataattttttaattttttttcatcctattaaaaatctcaatgagatctatcaaacaagattcattatgatagaaaaattatttacataaacacattattttttgagcttaaaattatctttttaaaaaataaatacaccgTTCCGGAACGGTGCTAATTGAAAGCTAAAGATACacaagagggagggagagagagagagagagagagagttggaagAAAGGAGCGACCTGAGAAATTGGGGAAAACTCTTGTTGATACTGGAATTGAAGCTTCTTCTATCTGGTAATGTTTTATACttgcttttctattttatctCAGAATTTCGATGGTAGGTTTCTGCACttgtttttggggtttgaaTTAGTActtgttaaaaaataagtacttgaagtttgggtggaattctgatgAACTCTTGATGaaacttgtttggtttggttttaaaaaaaaaaaattcaactcgaaaaatactcattacactgctttcaattattaatctcatttctttctccactctccaattattattctcactTCTCACTATCTTTCTCCCCTCGTTTCTCtaatctccaatcattacctcaatttctctctactcattactcaAACTCTaaaattctcaaaaatccaTCAGAACACAGCATTAAATCTTGCACAGACTAGAATTTTGACGGATTGGTAGaagttttttagaatttttactGGAGGTTCATCTATTTCCATTGTGTATGATGTTGAGAAATAACTGAATTTCATAAATTCTACTCCTTCAGactcaatttatttgttcaatttgggAACTAGTTTTTCAAGGGAACATGATCATTATTTTCAATAATTCTACAATCACAAACACATGCACGCACAAACTCCCTCACATTAAATGTGGGACCCACAAACTCTAGGTCCCACACTTGGGaatttgtgtgtatgtgtttgtggttgtagcaCCACTCCTGTCTGCAACCCATTGAATGTCCAAAATGGGCAAACATTTTAGGAGAACTTAAAGTAAAAAAGGagtggacaaataaattgaaatGGAGGGAGCATAACATTTCAAAACCAAGCTGCTGCTAGCTTTTTGCAGTGcaaattttagtttgatttttccaACTTGAAGAATACTTGCCAATCTTGAGAAATTATGGAATTAAGGTTATTGTATACTTCTAGCTTTtgtgttcaaaatttcaaggcCATGTGGATTTTTCTCGGAAGTTCACAGACTACTATAACTCTGTCAACTTgttgaattgaaacaaaattattCGCTAACCTTATTAACAATATTAGGGCACCTATAAAAGTGATATAAGGTTGGGATGATTTGAATTGAATCTAATTCGCCTTTCTGCTGCTTGTTTAATCTAGGAAACACGTGTGAAAGCGGTGGTGGTTGGAGATGGTAGTGATGGTCGTCGTGCTAGTTCGGGCACTTAACGTTTCCAAGGGAGATGACAAAAGGGCATAATCTGGGACAAAGCCACATTAATCTTTTTGTGGTTTCCTTTAAATAGGCAAAAACATTCATCAATGACAAACAAATCTTAGCTTTGTTTAAATATATATCAGTTGGGATTTGACACTGGCTGAGAGACCATGGATTCGAATTTGAGTTTTGATGGCCTAATGGAGTATAGTCATGACTATAGGGACGACATGATGGAGAGTCCCGAAAGAGAGAACCTTCTCAGCCATGAGAAAGAGCACAAAGTCATCTCCGAAACATCCCTGCACAGTTGTGTGACAGACCCCATAGCGAGTTCAAATTTGTTCCACTTGGACTTTGTTGTTGAGGTTTCAGATAGGATAGCTCCACAATATGAACTTCCAGAAATGAAGCACAAGGCTGAGCTATTGAGGAAGAGAGTCATGGATTGCAGGCGTAGGAAGGACTTATTACACCTCCTCTTGTCTTACCCTATGAAACCAGAAGCAGAACAGCCTGACTTTTTTCTGCTATCGAAAAACTTCACCAGTATAAATCAGAGTTGTGAAAGACTGGATGAGATTGTGGAGTTAAGTATGACTCCTAGTACTCACTTACATGAGAAACTGGAGTCAGTGGCAAAGGATGTTGACAACTTTGAATACTGTCTGGATAAGTACGGTTTTCACATGAATCTCTATCATGCAAGTTTAAGACTGCTTTCAACAAGTGGACTAAAAGAAGCGCTTGCCTTGGTATGCGAGGCAGAAGAGCGGCGCCGTTGGATAATAGATTCTGCTGTTCGCCAGATTACATGCTGCATTAAGGGTGGCAAACTTTCAGCTATAGGGATTTCTTGCTATGCGGGGATAGCAAATGCAGGGATTCTAACAAAAGCCTTGGAAGATCTACCAGAGATTAAAAGCATGTTCGGAGCCATCATCAGAGCAACTGTGTTGCCATGTCACAATGTCCGTGAGGTCCAAACCAGCATTGCACAAGAGATAAATAGACTTGTAGGAACTGACCTTTCACTACCACTCACACCCTATAAGTTCTTACTGTTTCTGCATTCCAGCAATGAGAAGATAGATCTACGTGACTTCAAAGTCCCCGAGGATGGGTTTGTAGTGCTTACAGCTCCAGGCAGTAACGTTTATCAGACGATGCCAGTGGATCTTGAGATCAAGATGGAGGATCATCTGCTGCCTTGGAAGTTGTTCTGGGTAAATGTACACTATTTTGATTCTTTCCGAGAAATCGCCCTCCAATTGATTGAAGCATGTCACGGCCATTTACTTGCCATCGTTCTACTTGCAAGGGCCTTAAAATCTGTCACTGATCTGGTGGTTTGGAAACTCGCGCTTGAGGAATTAACATCGTCATCTGAGCTCCCTTCTCCAATGGAAGATACAAGTGAAAATGTCATGGTTCGTGTACTGAAGTTTGTTTGGGAACACAAGAGCACTGTCACTAGACATTGCATAAGAAACTGTGCTTCAGTTATGACAAAGGGTGGAAAGCACAGTATGTCATCATTAGTATCCTCTTGGATCCGTAATGATTTGATAGaaacagaagaagaaggagaacaTGTTCTCCGAGATCTTATGGATTCCTTCTTGTTAGAGGAAGTTGGCTACAATTATACTCATATGAGAGGAGAAACCAGAGACATTCTATTCAAACACTTCATTCCTCATTTATGTCCTCTTCACGTTTGGAAAGAGGGTTCGGGGTTATCAGAAGCACCAGAGGTTGCAGAGTGGGACGCAAAGGTGATAAAATTGAACAACAACGAGCTGTCCGAACTACCAGAGAGACCAAACTGTGCTGTTCTAGTTAAATTGTTTCTGCAAAATAACAATGATCTTATGGAAATTCCTCAGCTTTTCTTTGATTGCATGCCTAAGCTTCAATTTCTAGATTTATCGTATACGAGCATAAAGTCTTTGCCACCATCCATTTCAAGGTTGGTTTCACTTCAGGAATTCCTTTTGAGAGGCTGTGAACTCCTCATGGAGCTGCCACCCGAGATTGGGGAACTCTCAAATCTGCAAGTTTTTGATCTTGAAGGAACTGAGATTATCAATCTGCCCCATGAAATGGGAAACCTTACTAAGCTGGAATGCTTCAAAGTATCCTTCTATGGTTATGGAAACAGCTTTAGAGAAAgtaaaagaataaagaaaaggaTACCGATGGGGTTTTTAACCCGCCTTGAATCCTTGAAAGAATTAAGCATTGATGTGAATCCAGATGACGAAGAGTGGCTTGCCGATGTTGCTGATTTTATACTTGAGCTGCAGGAATTGAGAGGGTTGGTGACTCTAAAGTTGTATTTGCCTGAAATTGTGCTGTTGGAGGCAATTAAGTATGTACCGAATTGCAAAATTACAGCCGGTCTCCACAAGCAGCGTGTCATATCTTGTCTACCACATGCGGTGCAAGAAGAGTTTGAGAAACAGAAAAATTACCTCAAATATGCAAATGGCAAGTACGTACCTACTGAGATTCAGAACACACTCAAACGTACCGATGCTTTTTTCTTAGATCGTCATTGGACTGTGAAGAAGCTATCTGAATTTGGAACTGAAAATATGGTTGACCTGAAATTTTGCTTGTTAGTGGAATGCAATGAGCTTCAGACCATTATAGATGGTAGAGAGCCATGTGAGGATGGAGAACACTATTGTGGTTCAGGTGTTGCCGAGAGACCGGTACTGGAATCACTAGAATATTTGGGTGTTTATTGCATGATGAATTTGAGGAGTATCTGGCAAGGTCCAATCCGAAAGGGCTTTCTAGCCAAATTGAAGTCCTTGGCCTTGCACAATTGTCCCAATTTGACAACCATATTCACGACAAGCTTGCTTGCTAATCTGATGGACTTGGAAGAGCTTACAATTGAAGACTGCCCCAAGATCAACAGCTTAGTAACTCCGGAATCATCCAGCTTTGAATCAAGTCTGTTTCTCCCGCGCTTGAAGAAGATATTGCTTCTTGACCTACCGGAATTGGGTAGCATTGCCAGCGGACTATTTATTGCACCGATGTTGGAAAAAATTATCATCTATGATTGTCCAATGCTTGTAACTCTTTCTCCCGCTGAATTCTCCAGtagcaatttaaaaatgatcAAAGGGGAGATTGAATGGTGGGAAGCATTAACGTGGCCAGAATCCAAGTGGAGTAGCGAACGTAAAGATCTTATGGCTAGTGTCTTTGTCGAATTAAAAAGGGATGCAAGTTTGATGGATCAACTAGCAGATAATGGAATTTCACCGTAAGGAAAGATTTGCAGCTGTCTTAGCAGCCAGGTAAATGTCTCACTCTTTCACTTTATTGATGGTGTATTATTTACTGCTCAGAAAGTATCTGTTTTGATCTACTCCTTGTCAACAAATATAAGATTAACCACGAGTTGGTACCACGTCTGATATGGTAATATTTTACCTGAATCAGTCCCTCTTACTATGTGGTGCCCCTTAAATGCAGCCATGGTCATAgggcaaggcccaagaggccatTGCCTAGGGCACCTGCAAAACAGCCAAAAGCTAAGGTCCCCTGATATTATTTGTCCTTATTCTAGGTAGGGTAAAAAAGGCCCAAATCTATTATGTTCAATTGGGTATCAAAAGTGTTACTCTTGGGTTCTTGTAATGACATGTAATTTTTACAGTTTTGTACTTTTGAGTTCTTGTAATCATAAATAGTTTTTGTGGTTTTGCCttccatattttatttttattgatgtTAACATGTGTACTGTGGAATCTTATTTCTTGAAAATGTGGAAGGGCCCCCATTTTAAGGAGTCACCTCGGCCCCCAAAAAACTCGGTGACAGGCCCTGCTTAAATAACGTGGTTGGCTTAGTTAGGTATCACGTCAAATGATACCCAAAATATGGTAACATAACAGTATTCTTTGTTTTACCTTGTATACACTGTGGATGATTAAAGTTCCTTTCTATCCGAAACTCAGTGTCCTTATTTTGGCTAAGCAAACTTGAATAGTCTTTGTTTCTTCGGGATTATTCACACCAAAGAAATGTATAACAGCATTCGCATGTATGTGACATGGTGTACTGAAATTTTAACTTCTTGGTATTATTAACACCTTGACTACTGCCAATTGGGTGGTCTTTGGTGGACGACCATTTCTCAGGCAAGATAACAGAGGCATCCTGCCTCCATATGAAAATTTCCGggaggcttacattgacgaATGATATGTTTAATATTTGATTCAGGGCTGCATGTCTTATTCTGTATTTTTCCCTGAAATGTAGAATATTGTGCGaatgaaaaagagaatgaaGCACAATCATCTCTCCTCACACATTTCAACATATCAAAATTCAGCTATATTATTGTACTCTCTGGGCTGCATATATATTCTTACTGCTTTTTAATTTGCAATGGGCAAGACAGGTCGTGACAGCCGATGAAGCCGAGCTTGGAAATTTTGGCTACCAATGGCAATAGCCACAACTGATAAGGTCTCTTTATCCAGAGCTGCTAGGATCATAGCTTCAGCTGATTTTCTGACTCTGAATGTCCATTTGAGTACCTTCAGGTTGCTCGTTTTCCATCaccaaagagaaaataaatgttGGGTGTGCTTCTTGTTTTTTGGTCTGAACTAAGAATTGATTTATCCTTGATGTGGCTTGTTGTCATTCTTATTAGTACTATATTTTCTAACCAAGTGTCCGGACGAGTTTACACACATCTCAGCTAATCCTGGGGCGTGTAGCTAATGATCAGGCAAACCTTCAGTGTGATCTATGTACTAAATATTTATTACTCTACTGTCGTACTAATGCTACGACTACTTTTGTATGTGCTTCATGGGTTGGGGATGCATATGTTTGTGTGCTTATAATTCTGTCATTCACGCAGTCAATCCCAAGCCCGGAGAAACAAGTAGATCCCAAGATATATGTCTATGTTGTTTGTAGTCTTCTTTGGaacttttctttaattttcaacTGTAAACTTTGTTCGTTCCTAGATACTTTTAATGAACTTTGTTTCTTCCTAGAATATTATGTTTGTTGAACCAAGCAAGTTTCATTTTCCAGCACTGCCCTTTGAACCCAGCTCCAGTTGTGGCAAAAATTTTGAAAGCCTGGGAGGACTATTCTACCATCCCTTGCCAGGAGGAATCGCCGGAGTGGGCCTCGCGTGCCGTCAATACGCATGATTGGTTTCCGCCGGTCGGCTTCCTTAGACCTTC
This region includes:
- the LOC131307636 gene encoding disease resistance protein At4g27190-like, which translates into the protein MDSNLSFDGLMEYSHDYRDDMMESPERENLLSHEKEHKVISETSLHSCVTDPIASSNLFHLDFVVEVSDRIAPQYELPEMKHKAELLRKRVMDCRRRKDLLHLLLSYPMKPEAEQPDFFLLSKNFTSINQSCERLDEIVELSMTPSTHLHEKLESVAKDVDNFEYCLDKYGFHMNLYHASLRLLSTSGLKEALALVCEAEERRRWIIDSAVRQITCCIKGGKLSAIGISCYAGIANAGILTKALEDLPEIKSMFGAIIRATVLPCHNVREVQTSIAQEINRLVGTDLSLPLTPYKFLLFLHSSNEKIDLRDFKVPEDGFVVLTAPGSNVYQTMPVDLEIKMEDHLLPWKLFWVNVHYFDSFREIALQLIEACHGHLLAIVLLARALKSVTDLVVWKLALEELTSSSELPSPMEDTSENVMVRVLKFVWEHKSTVTRHCIRNCASVMTKGGKHSMSSLVSSWIRNDLIETEEEGEHVLRDLMDSFLLEEVGYNYTHMRGETRDILFKHFIPHLCPLHVWKEGSGLSEAPEVAEWDAKVIKLNNNELSELPERPNCAVLVKLFLQNNNDLMEIPQLFFDCMPKLQFLDLSYTSIKSLPPSISRLVSLQEFLLRGCELLMELPPEIGELSNLQVFDLEGTEIINLPHEMGNLTKLECFKVSFYGYGNSFRESKRIKKRIPMGFLTRLESLKELSIDVNPDDEEWLADVADFILELQELRGLVTLKLYLPEIVLLEAIKYVPNCKITAGLHKQRVISCLPHAVQEEFEKQKNYLKYANGKYVPTEIQNTLKRTDAFFLDRHWTVKKLSEFGTENMVDLKFCLLVECNELQTIIDGREPCEDGEHYCGSGVAERPVLESLEYLGVYCMMNLRSIWQGPIRKGFLAKLKSLALHNCPNLTTIFTTSLLANLMDLEELTIEDCPKINSLVTPESSSFESSLFLPRLKKILLLDLPELGSIASGLFIAPMLEKIIIYDCPMLVTLSPAEFSSSNLKMIKGEIEWWEALTWPESKWSSERKDLMASVFVELKRDASLMDQLADNGISP